One Methanocaldococcus infernus ME DNA segment encodes these proteins:
- a CDS encoding DUF5591 domain-containing protein, with protein MLEPIVYDVGRLCKFKDSYTPNIINLNIEIDEPKLLYDTPEPLLEKFKKSFIGELKIDGETYKYQVLNYGKYIERAKIEEVDLYIIADRKIIERKELTYIKKLREKISPNSAIYFPLANPWEIPLLAYLGADFFGTLSEFYAVKGYKLTKNRAIKSDKSFEELIEENNKVYLDIIEEVQEVIKKGYLRNLVEETSISHPYLWANYRRYEPDLRNISTFKKHKVIVTANIKIPEVKKYLERLKNYEPYTNIILLLPCSSKKPYSESKTHRKIIKAIGKAVVEELILTSPYGLVPRALELAVNYDIPVTGEWSLEEIELINKLLKEFLKKVEEKFGDYKVISYLPDHYLEILEVESLVVKDLEELRKILKEYRGDKRKQRVHNLKELCRYQFYHNFLPDNIYINRKNQIIYKNKILATLKDKFILSLEGGKLMWETLGRDSFYVETNFDVKKGSLFPPGFVDCNEKISYDDEVILIKDNKFLGVGRAKLPGHEMKKAKHGALVNIRKVL; from the coding sequence ATGTTAGAGCCTATTGTTTATGATGTTGGTAGGCTATGTAAGTTTAAAGATTCCTACACTCCAAATATAATAAATCTAAATATTGAAATTGATGAGCCTAAGCTTCTTTATGACACACCTGAACCTCTTTTAGAGAAGTTTAAAAAATCTTTTATTGGAGAGCTTAAAATTGATGGAGAAACTTATAAGTATCAAGTTCTAAACTATGGGAAGTATATAGAGAGAGCTAAAATAGAGGAAGTTGATCTCTATATCATAGCTGACAGGAAGATTATTGAAAGAAAAGAGCTTACTTACATAAAAAAATTGAGAGAAAAGATTTCTCCAAACTCAGCTATCTATTTTCCCTTAGCCAATCCTTGGGAAATTCCTCTTTTAGCTTACTTAGGAGCTGACTTTTTTGGAACTCTCTCTGAGTTTTATGCTGTTAAGGGATATAAATTAACTAAGAATAGGGCTATAAAGAGTGATAAGAGCTTTGAAGAACTTATAGAGGAGAATAATAAAGTCTATCTTGATATTATTGAAGAGGTTCAAGAGGTTATAAAAAAAGGATATCTAAGAAATTTGGTTGAGGAAACCTCTATCTCTCATCCATATCTCTGGGCTAACTATAGAAGATATGAGCCAGATTTAAGGAATATTTCAACCTTTAAGAAGCATAAGGTTATAGTTACAGCCAATATAAAGATTCCAGAGGTTAAAAAATACTTGGAAAGGTTAAAAAATTATGAGCCTTACACAAACATTATTCTCCTTCTCCCTTGCTCTTCAAAGAAACCATATTCAGAGTCTAAGACACATAGGAAAATAATTAAAGCCATAGGAAAGGCTGTAGTTGAAGAACTCATCCTAACCTCTCCCTATGGATTAGTGCCAAGAGCCTTAGAGTTGGCTGTAAATTATGACATTCCAGTGACAGGAGAGTGGAGCTTAGAGGAAATAGAGTTAATAAATAAGCTATTAAAAGAGTTTTTAAAGAAGGTTGAGGAGAAGTTTGGAGATTATAAAGTAATTTCCTATCTTCCTGATCACTACTTAGAGATCTTAGAGGTTGAGAGCTTAGTTGTTAAAGACCTTGAAGAGCTAAGAAAAATTTTAAAAGAATATAGAGGGGATAAGAGGAAACAGAGGGTTCATAACTTAAAAGAGCTTTGTAGATATCAATTTTATCATAACTTCCTTCCAGACAATATCTATATAAATAGGAAAAATCAGATAATCTATAAAAATAAAATTTTAGCTACTTTGAAAGATAAATTTATCCTCTCCTTAGAGGGAGGAAAGCTTATGTGGGAAACCCTTGGTAGGGATAGCTTTTATGTTGAAACAAACTTTGATGTAAAGAAAGGTTCTCTCTTCCCTCCTGGATTTGTTGATTGTAATGAAAAGATTTCTTATGATGATGAAGTCATCCTAATTAAGGATAATAAATTTTTAGGTGTTGGTAGGGCTAAACTTCCAGGACATGAGATGAAAAAGGCTAAACATGGAGCTTTAGTAAATATAAGGAAGGTTTTGTAG
- a CDS encoding thiamine-phosphate kinase, with the protein MEENEIIELAKTILSKNFDFLVKGIGDDAAVIRLEDNYLLLTSDMMVKETHIPSILSPSEIAFRVFTANVSDIVAMGGKPISFLISLGFKKVSREFLESFYLGLREASNLYNCPVVGGDTVRAETLILSGFCLGLTEKPIYREGRVGDKIYVTGNLGRVFSSLYIYYNFKDKIKEFEESYPEMFKKLRKPVARVDMLKDKELFTGATDISDGLGREINYFKNFQIYSEKIFKLIPKDVLDFCEEFNLNPLEVALNSGEEFELIITSKYKIKKAVEIGEIIERGRYLDDKPFKGRGYIHKFY; encoded by the coding sequence ATGGAAGAGAATGAAATAATAGAGTTGGCTAAAACTATCTTATCTAAGAATTTTGATTTTCTTGTAAAGGGAATAGGTGATGATGCAGCAGTAATAAGGTTAGAGGATAACTATCTATTGCTAACCTCTGACATGATGGTTAAAGAAACTCACATCCCTTCCATCCTTAGCCCTTCTGAAATAGCTTTTAGAGTTTTTACAGCAAATGTTTCTGACATTGTGGCTATGGGAGGAAAGCCAATATCTTTTTTAATCTCCTTAGGTTTTAAAAAGGTTAGTAGAGAATTCTTAGAAAGCTTTTATTTGGGATTAAGAGAAGCTTCAAACCTCTACAACTGTCCAGTTGTTGGGGGGGACACTGTTAGGGCTGAAACCTTAATTTTATCAGGCTTTTGCTTAGGCTTAACTGAAAAGCCAATATATAGAGAGGGAAGGGTTGGAGATAAAATTTATGTCACTGGAAACCTTGGGAGAGTTTTCTCCTCTTTATATATTTATTATAACTTTAAAGACAAAATTAAAGAGTTTGAAGAGAGTTATCCAGAGATGTTTAAGAAGCTAAGGAAACCTGTAGCAAGGGTTGATATGCTAAAGGATAAAGAGCTATTTACTGGAGCCACAGATATCTCTGATGGCTTGGGAAGAGAGATAAATTACTTTAAAAATTTTCAGATATATTCTGAGAAGATCTTTAAGCTAATTCCTAAGGATGTCTTAGACTTCTGTGAAGAGTTTAACCTAAATCCCTTAGAAGTGGCTTTAAACAGTGGAGAAGAGTTTGAGCTAATTATAACTTCAAAATATAAAATTAAAAAAGCTGTAGAGATAGGAGAAATTATAGAGAGAGGGAGATACTTAGATGACAAGCCATTCAAAGGAAGGGGATATATACATAAATTTTATTAG
- a CDS encoding NOL1/NOP2/sun family putative RNA methylase, which translates to MTSHSKEGDIYINFIRVNTLKISPSALKERLEKKGVKLEKTFLDYAFRVIESPFSIGATPEYLFGYYMPQSLSSMIPPITLNPSPKDRVLDMCAAPGGKTTHLAQLMGNEGTILAVEISKERVKALKSNINRMNILNTIIINKDMRKYKEYLMKKKILFDKILLDAPCSGNIIKDKNRKVDEKDIEYCSLRQKELLNIGLDLLKPGGELVYSTCSMEEKENEEVIEHVLKSRDDIKLIKLSPIANFIRPGKIKGTLKVYPPYEPFFIAKIKKEG; encoded by the coding sequence ATGACAAGCCATTCAAAGGAAGGGGATATATACATAAATTTTATTAGAGTGAATACTCTAAAAATCTCTCCATCTGCACTAAAAGAGAGGCTTGAAAAGAAGGGAGTTAAGTTAGAGAAAACTTTTTTAGACTATGCCTTTAGAGTTATAGAATCTCCTTTTTCTATTGGAGCTACTCCTGAGTATCTATTTGGTTACTATATGCCTCAATCTCTCTCTTCTATGATCCCACCTATAACTCTAAACCCCTCTCCCAAGGATAGAGTTTTAGATATGTGTGCTGCTCCTGGTGGGAAGACAACACACTTAGCTCAACTTATGGGAAATGAGGGAACTATCTTAGCTGTTGAGATTAGTAAGGAGAGAGTTAAAGCTTTAAAATCCAACATAAATAGGATGAATATCTTAAATACTATCATTATAAATAAAGATATGAGAAAATATAAAGAATATTTAATGAAGAAAAAAATACTCTTTGACAAAATTTTACTTGATGCTCCCTGCTCAGGGAATATAATAAAGGACAAAAATAGAAAAGTGGATGAGAAAGATATTGAATATTGCTCACTTAGACAGAAAGAGCTTTTAAATATAGGTTTGGACTTATTAAAACCTGGTGGAGAGTTGGTTTATTCAACATGCTCAATGGAAGAGAAAGAAAATGAGGAAGTTATTGAACATGTATTAAAAAGTAGAGATGACATAAAATTAATAAAATTATCTCCAATTGCCAATTTTATAAGACCTGGGAAGATAAAGGGAACTTTAAAGGTTTATCCCCCCTATGAGCCATTTTTTATAGCCAAGATAAAGAAAGAGGGATAA